A single window of Colletotrichum higginsianum IMI 349063 chromosome 8, whole genome shotgun sequence DNA harbors:
- a CDS encoding Essential for mitotic growth 1, whose product MSSPEARAGVKRPRTQSLPPPALPQLVAEQHTPIPPTDKDSQRLIVVLSNASLETYKASHGGTGRNGVQREEKYSLLNSDEHIGVMRKMNRDISDARPDITHQCLLTLLDSPINKAGKLQIYIHTAKGVLIEVSPSVRIPRTFKRFAGLMVQLLHRLSIRSTNSQEKLLRVIQNPITDHLPPNCRKVTLSFEAPLVHVRDYIDTLGPKESVCVFVGAMAKGADTFADGLVDEKISISNYSLSASVACSKFCHAAEDSWDIQ is encoded by the exons ATGTCTTCCCCAGAGGCCCGTGCTGGTGTCAAGCGACCCC GCACCCAGTCGCTTCCGCCTCCGGCCCTCCCTCAGCTGGTCGCTGAGCAGCACACGCCCATCCCTCCGACCGACAAGGACTCTCAGcgcctcatcgtcgtcctgtCAAACGCCAGCCTGGAGACTTACAAGGCCTCCCACGGCGGCACTGGTCGCAATGGCGTCCAGCGCGAGGAGAAGTACTCGCTGCTCAACAGTGACGAGCACATTGGAGTCATGCGCAAGATGAACCGCGACATAAGTGACGCGCGCCCGGATATCACTCACCAG TGCCTCCTTACCCTACTCGACTCACCCAtcaacaaggccggcaagCTCCAGATCTACATCCACACCGCCAAGGGTGTTTTGATTGAGGTCTCGCCCTCGGTCCGTATCCCGCGTACCTTCAAGCGTTTTGCCGGCCTTATGGTCCAGCTGTTGCACCGCCTGTCTATTCGCTCGACCAACTCGCAGGAGAAGCTTCTGCGCGTTATACAAAACCCCATCACTGACCACTTGCCGCCCAACTGTCGCAAGGTCACCCTCAGTTTCGAGGCGCCTCTGGTCCATGTCAGGGATTACATCGACACACTCGGCCCCAAAGAAAGCGTCTGTGTCTTTGTGGGTGCCATGGCTAAGGGCGCCGACACCTTTGCCGACGGCTTGGTGGACGAGAAGATTTCGATTAGCAACTACAGCTTATCCGCCAGCGTTGCTTGTAGCAAATTCTGCCATGCTGCCGAGGACTCCTGGGACATTCAGTAG
- a CDS encoding Ribosomal protein S17 has protein sequence MSSQVIAAARQVVRELHGVVVSAGLMQKTVKVRVGGQQWKQAVQKMFTRPKDYLVHDPNSSLRTGDVVSIVPGWRTSPLKRHVVKSIIAPHGIPISERPPIPSEEERISAKIQKREAKVARRTTRKQEGSSLTEVPVQV, from the exons ATGTCAAGCCAGGTCATAGCAGCAGCGCGCCAAGTTGTTCGTGAGCTACACGGCGTCGTGGTGAGCGCCGGCCTCATGCAAAAGACTGTCAAAGTGCGCGTGGGCGGTCAGCAATGGAAGCAGGCGGTTCAAAAG ATGTTCACAAGGCCCAAGGACTACCTTGTCCATGACCCAAACTCCTCCCTCCGCACAGGCGACGTTGTTTCAATTGTTCCCGGATGGAGGACATCTCCCTTGAAGCGCCACGTTGTCAAGAGCATCATTGCACCTCATGGCATACCCATCTCAGAGCGGCCACCGATCCCGtcagaggaagagaggatcTCAGCCAAGATACAGAAGAGAGAGGCAAAGGTTGCCAGACGAACTACAAGGAAACAGGAGGGCTCCTCCCTGACAGAGGTCCCCGTTCAAGTTTGA
- a CDS encoding ATPase, with the protein MQSACQSFARISHFKKTKASYPILPLSVSCLNYGTHPSHLLLLPPWLLHTPTAYAISTSAVHHIVKSTSAPALAPRYYGLATSTMSRSRGLAILQKTYDDSYLKCSTAVYYESQGDESEAMRCWKNALDQLNDQRITKVLPNYVAGTETEEALIDSLRKLELQCKERIDLLEALRISRQDALTLQDSNLPAPILSTCTEPDLSNMTTPERGWIGQGTIPAIRYPELSRPALPKRPSLPYRTSSEQAVVGRDQSPASASPFVSSSDSPRIARNKDSTMRSPSPEKYTMRTTLRSGKSGEKAAKTTRKLSKTDGPGASKAATLAWSALGSRERLARASPMMPEPSLSTPATPSEQFRKSAPSSGTQWDAHTRRLVTPRSIASPLSDVVGSSRTSDEFAHNRPSALSVSAASSALSAVSVQDISPIEHGTLKHERLWRPRDQTPSLSRARISPHERTPSSDIDDFGIRRKRTPDGTKIRRKPVADASVRLNGNLTSGSEPEKVAQSRRGAQRPRRPSSSSCSDRTKATLKASNKGSKGKQKEDAVVADADATSSEESAECDDEGSSAKVKVAWKAKKKKIMKNLPSGVDETAAKQILNEIVVEGDEVRWSDVAGLEIAKNALRENVVYPFLRPDLFMGLREPARGMLLFGPPGTGKTMLARAVATESHSTFFSISASSLTSKYLGESEKLVRALFALAKTLAPSIIFVDEIDSLLSQRSGSGEHEATRRIKTEFLIQWSDLQRAAAGRATDEKDRNKGDPNRVLVLAATNLPWAIDEAARRRFVRRQYIPLPEPKTRATQLRTLLGQQKHSLSDSDIDQLVLLTDGGFPVWCGWPEPND; encoded by the exons ATGCAATCAGCCTGTCAATCGTTCGCCCGCATTTCCCACTTCAAGAAAACAAAGGCATCCTATCCTATCCTGCCCCTGTCCGTTTCTTGCCTCAACTACGGAACCCATCCGTCTCACCTACTCCTCCTTCCACCCTGGTTGCTGCACACTCCGACGGCCTATGCCATAAGCACTTCCGCTGTCCACCACATCGTGAAAAGTACCTCTGCGCCGGCACTTGCACCACGGTACTATGGTCTGGCTACCAGTACCATGTCACGCTCCCGGggcctcgccatcctccAAAAGACGTATGACGACAGCTACTTGAAATGCTCCACTGCTGTATACTACGAAAGCCAG GGTGACGAAAGCGAGGCGATGCGATGCTGGAAAAATGCTCTCGACCAGCTCAACGACCAACGCATCACCAAAGTTTTGCCCAACTACGTAGCCGgcaccgagaccgaggaggcTCTAATAGACTCCCTACGCAAGCTAGAACTGCAATGCAAGGAGCGCATTGACCTGCTTGAAGCGTTACGGATATCCCGTCAGGACGCCTTAACTCTTCAAGACTCGAATTTGCCTGCACCGATCCTCTCCACCTGCACCGAACCTGATCTATCCAACATGACCACTCCAGAGCGAGGTTGGATTGGCCAGGGCACGATTCCAGCCATACGATACCCCGAACTGTCGCGACCTGCTCTACCCAAACGCCCGTCGCTGCCCTACAGAACATCGTCCGAGCAGGCGGTTGTCGGCCGCGATCAGAGCCCTGCGAGTGCCTCTCCCTTTGTCAGCTCATCAGACTCGCCCCGCATAGCCAGAAATAAGGATTCAACTATGAGATCTCCTAGTCCTGAAAAGTACACCATGCGGACAACGCTACGGAGTGGGAAATCCGGGGAGAAGGCGGCAAAGACCACACGCAAGCTGTCAAAGACCGACGGGCCCGGGGCGAGCAAGGCCGCCACACTAGCTTGGAGTGCTCTAGGTTCCAGAGAACGGCTAGCTCGGGCATCTCCCATGATGCCTGAACCTTCATTGTCTACTCCTGCTACACCCTCTGAGCAGTTCCGCAAATCGGCCCCTTCCTCTGGCACGCAGTGGGACGCTCACACCAGGAGGCTTGTCACACCTCGAAGCATTGCCTCGCCCCTTTCTGACGTTGTAGGTAGCTCAAGAACATCCGACGAGTTTGCACACAACCGGCCATCAGCTTTGTCCGTGAGCGCCGCATCAAGCGCGTTAAGTGCTGTGTCTGTTCAAGATATATCTCCTATCGAGCACGGCACGCTGAAACATGAACGACTATGGCGCCCACGGGATCAAACACCGTCACTCTCACGAGCCAGGATATCGCCACATGAGCGCACTCCTTCTTCCGATATTGATGACTTTGGAATACGACGCAAACGCACGCCTGATGGAACCAAAATCCGGAGGAAGCCTGTCGCTGATGCTTCCGTTCGACTCAATGGTAACTTGACGAGCGGCTCAGAACCGGAGAAAGTGGCTCAATCACGACGTGGCGCCCAGCGGCCTAGGAGACCTTCGTCGTCTAGCTGCTCGGACCGTACAAAAGCGACCCTCAAAGCATCAAATAAGGGAAGCAAGGGCAAGCAGAAGGAAGACGCTGTAGTGGCGGATGCTGATGCAACCTCTTCCGAAGAATCTGCCGAGTGTGACGACGAGGGTTCTTCGGCCAAGGTGAAGGTGGCCTGGAAagcaaagaagaaaaagattATGAAGAACTTGCCATCCGGTGTGGATGAGACTGCCGCGAAGCAAATCCTCAACGAAATCGTTGTTGAAGGTGACGAAGTTCGTTGGAGTGATGTTGCTGGCCTGGAGATCGCAAAGAACGCACTGCGAGAAAACGTCGTTTACCCCTTTCTGCGTCCCGACCTGTTCATGGGACTTCGCGAGCCCGCGAGGGGTATGCTGCTCTTCGGTCCACCAGGTACCGGCAAGACTATGCTAGCTCGTGCCGTAGCCACGGAGTCACATTCAACCTTTTTCTCGATATCAGCAAGCAGTTTGACGAGCAAGTATCTCGGCGAATCAGAGAAACTCGTCAGAGCGCTGTTTGCCCTAGCAAAGACCCTTGCTCCGAGTATCATCTTTGTGGACGAAATTGATTCGTTACTTTCGCAAAGATCTGGATCCGGAGAGCACGAAGCGACAAGAAGGATCAAGACCGAGTTCCTCATACAATGGAGTGACCTACAACGAGCTGCGGCCGGCAGGGCAACTGATGAAAAGGACAGAAACAAGGGAGATCCGAACCGAGTGCTCGTTTTGGCGGCAACCAATCTCCCGTGGGCAATCGATGAAGCTGCTCGCCGAAGGTTCGTGAGGCGTCAGTACATACCGCTCCCCGAGCCCAAGACTCGCGCAACACAACTTCGGACGCTCTTGGGTCAGCAGAAGCACAGCTTGTCTGATTCAGATATTGACCAGCTTGTTCTACTTACTGACGGTGGGTTTCCTGTGTGGTGTGGTTGGCCAGAGCCCAACGACTAA
- a CDS encoding Component of oligomeric golgi complex 6, which translates to MVSTQPPSSLRTLPSRDVSSSSNGAPPSPSTPTSTRTLNPLSSKVTTVLSTSYADSEFRDALQLLDCRGLKNTAETRRQLRLDLQKEVIDSNGEIVFQFGRVADQLRRIGSTLDKLNNNYQDVRSRITAAHQETGPILEEASSLMKQRAEVETKQHLLKTLRNHFILSDDEVASLTSTAEPVDDGFFAALYKAKRVSKDCEILLGFEKQTLGLEIMEQTSKNLNLAFQKLYKWVQREFKTLNLENPQMSSSIRRAIRVLAERPSLFQNCLDFFAEARERILSDAFHLALTGTTTSGVEDQSIKPIEMAAHDPLRYVGDMLAWIHSATVSEREALEALFVSEGDEIAKGLQSGRANELWQLLDEGDGEAAPVFDALKALNDLVDRDVSGATRILRQRVEQVIQSNEETILAYKLANILSFYRFTFAKLLGSECGLLDLMSGLDTNALRQFRSLMRDHIATLQGEFQQTPSDLVPPDFLLEALKQLTAVMKTYEISLATSSDRESDFQPILAEAFEPFLAGCENMAKGVRSPADAIFMTNCLLAAKHTLEPFDFTKRRRQALQDRVAEECEKLAEEQYRFFRQGSGLGQMLESLGKLTTEQSDVEKVVLLAELQPEALSRASQTLDDFLPSALMDAMENVKHLQDSTLARQLTEKAAGKFCDEFGHIEEMLLLADELASGDGDTDAVVDEPQSLRAVFPRTTGEIRVLLS; encoded by the exons ATGGTCTCAACTCAGCCTCCGTCCTCCCTGAGGACTTTGCCGAGTAGAGATGTGTCCAGTTCGAGCAACGGCGcaccgccatcgccctccaCACCAACTTCAACTAGAACCCTAAATCCGTTGTCTTCCAAAGTCACAACCGTCCTGTCAACATCGTATGCCGATTCCGAGTTCAGAGATGCATTGCAGCTTCTCGACTGCCGAGGTCTCAAGAACACGGCCGAAACACGCCGCCAATTACGACTGGACCTGCAGAAAGAAGTCATCGATAGCAATGGGGAAATCGTCTTTCAGTTTGGCCGAGTGGCCGAT CAACTGCGTCGCATAGGGTCAACCCTGGACAAACTGAACAACAACTATCAAGATGTAAGGAGCCGCATCACTGCGGCACATCAAGAGACGGGCCCAATTCTAGAAGAGGCGTCGTCGCTGATGAAGCAACGAGCCGAGGTTGAAACCAAACAGCACCTTCTCAAGACGCTGCGCAACCACTTCATTCTCTccgacgacgaagtcgcCTCGCTGACCTCAACTGCCGAGCCTGTCGACGACGGCTTTTTTGCTGCGTTGTACAAGGCAAAGCGAGTGAGCAAGGATTGCGAGATCTTACTCGGGTTTGAGAAGCAGACCCTGGGGCTCGAGATTATGGAGCAGACATCCAAAAATCTTAACCTAGCTTTCCAAAAGCTGTACAAATGGGTGCAGCGCGAGTTCAAGACGCTGAACCTCGAAAACCCTCAGATGAGTTCGTCCATTCGTCGTGCCATCAGAGTCCTAGCCGAGCGGCCTTCCCTCTTCCAAAATTGCCTCGACTTCTTTGCTGAGGCCAGAGAACGTATTCTATCCGATGCCTTCCACCTCGCATTGACTGGCACCACGACATCGGGCGTGGAAGACCAATCTATCAAGCCCATCGAAATGGCGGCTCACGACCCACTCCGGTATGTGGGTGACATGCTTGCCTGGATACACTCGGCGACCGTGAGCGAGAGGGAGGCTCTCGAAGCCCTCTTCGTATCAGAAGGGGACGAGATTGCCAAAGGCCTCCAGTCGGGCCGAGCCAACGAACTCTGGCAGCTTCTCGATGAAGgggacggcgaggcggcgccggtctTCGATGCCCTCAAGGCGCTCAACGACCTGGTGGACAGAGACGTGTCTGGAGCCACGAGAATTTTACGGCAAAGAGTCGAGCAGGTTATTCAGTCAAATGAGGAGACCATTCTCGCCTACAAGCTTGCAAACATCCTCAGTTTCTATCGGTTCACGTTTGCTAAGCTGTTGGGCAGCGAGTGCGGGCTCTTGGATCTCATGTCGGGGCTGGACACAAATGCGTTGAGGCAGTTCCGGTCGCTTATGAGAGACCACATCGCTACGCTGCAGGGCGAGTTCCAGCAAACGCCCTCGGACCTTGTCCCTCCAGACTTTTTGCTCGAAGCGCTCAAGCAGTTGACTGCGGTCATGAAGACGTACGAAATCTCGCTGGCAACATCTTCGGATCGCGAGAGTGACTTCCAGCCTATTCTTGCCGAGGCGTTCGAGCCCTTTTTGGCGGGTTGCGAGAACATGGCAAAAGGCGTGAGAAGTCCGGCAGACGCCATCTTCATGACAAACTGTCTACTAGCGGCGAAACATACGCTCGAGCCCTTTGATTTTACGAAAAGGCGAAGACAGGCGTTGCAGGATAGGGTGGCAGAAGAGTGCGAAAAGCTCGCAGAAGAGCAATACCGGTTCTTCCGTCAGGGTTCTGGACTCGGACAGATGCTTGAATCGCTGGGCAAGCTCACAACAGAGCAAAGTGACGTGGAGAAGGTAGTATTGCTCGCAGAGCTGCAGCCCGAAGCGCTGAGTCGAGCGAGCCAAACGCTCGACGATTTCCTACCCTCGGCGCTCATGGACGCCATGGAGAATGTCAAGCACCTACAAGACTCAACTTTGGCACGGCAACTCACGGAAAAGGCCGCCGGGAAATTCTGTGACGAGTTTGGGCACATCGAGGAAATGTTACTGCTGGCGGACGAATTGGCTTCCGGTGACGGAGACACGGACGCCGTTGTTGATGAACCCCAATCGCTCCGTGCCGTGTTTCCTAGGACGACAGGAGAGATTCGGGTTCTCTTATCCTGA